A DNA window from Chryseobacterium sp. MEBOG06 contains the following coding sequences:
- a CDS encoding electron transfer flavoprotein subunit beta/FixA family protein, with amino-acid sequence MKILVCISSVPDTTSKINFTADKSAFDKNGIQWVINPLDEFALTKAIKLQESQGAAVTVINVGDAATEPVIRKALAIGANDAVRVNLDPQDSYSTAKEIAAVAQNGGYDLILCGKESIDYNGGSVPGMVAQLLNLPFVNASVGLDVSGSEATAVREIEGGKETISVKLPAIIAGQKGLVDEKDLIIPNMRGIMSARTKPLQVVEPTSLEVKVQGVSYDSVPARAAVKMVSPDNLDELVRLLHEEAKVI; translated from the coding sequence ATGAAAATATTAGTTTGTATTAGTAGTGTTCCGGATACTACTTCCAAAATTAACTTTACAGCAGACAAATCTGCTTTCGACAAAAACGGAATTCAGTGGGTAATCAACCCTCTAGACGAATTTGCGCTGACAAAAGCGATTAAACTTCAGGAATCTCAGGGAGCGGCCGTAACAGTAATCAACGTAGGAGATGCTGCTACAGAACCTGTAATCAGAAAAGCTTTAGCAATCGGTGCCAATGATGCCGTAAGAGTAAACCTGGATCCGCAGGATAGCTATTCTACAGCAAAAGAAATTGCTGCAGTGGCTCAAAACGGAGGATATGACCTTATCCTTTGCGGTAAAGAATCAATTGATTATAACGGAGGATCTGTTCCCGGAATGGTAGCTCAGTTATTGAATCTGCCTTTCGTAAACGCATCAGTAGGATTAGACGTAAGCGGAAGCGAAGCAACTGCAGTAAGAGAAATTGAAGGGGGAAAAGAAACTATTTCTGTAAAATTACCGGCAATTATTGCAGGTCAGAAAGGATTAGTAGACGAAAAAGACCTTATCATACCGAATATGAGAGGGATTATGTCTGCAAGAACAAAGCCATTGCAAGTGGTAGAGCCAACTTCTTTAGAAGTAAAAGTTCAGGGAGTATCTTATGACAGCGTTCCGGCGAGAGCTGCTGTGAAAATGGTTTCTCCTGACAATCTGGACGAATTGGTAAGATTACTTCACGAAGAAGCTAAGGTAATCTAA
- a CDS encoding electron transfer flavoprotein subunit alpha/FixB family protein — MAVFVYAENINGVYKKAAFEAVSYAKAIADKAGDTVTAISVNPTDSSDLLYKYGASNVINIKDEGLKSFSAKAFAQAVSEVADGSIIVFPHTTDASSIAPMLAIMKNYSLLTNALEAPESLSPFQLKRRAFSGKGFMHAKAEGNGVIVTVSQNAFGVKENAVSGSEEVKNLSVANEDTKVISHEQSSGKLDLKEAEIVVSAGRGMKGPENWGMIEDLANVLGAATACSKPVSDIGWRPHTEHVGQTGKAIAPNLYIAVGISGAIQHLAGVNSSKTIVVINSDPEAPFFKSADYGVVGDAFQIIPALTEKIKAIKG; from the coding sequence ATGGCAGTATTCGTATACGCAGAAAATATAAACGGAGTTTACAAGAAAGCAGCTTTTGAAGCAGTTTCTTACGCTAAAGCTATTGCAGATAAAGCGGGAGATACCGTTACAGCGATCTCTGTAAACCCAACAGATTCTTCAGATTTATTATACAAATATGGAGCATCAAACGTTATCAATATCAAAGACGAAGGTCTTAAGAGCTTTTCAGCAAAAGCATTCGCACAGGCTGTAAGTGAAGTAGCAGACGGAAGCATTATCGTTTTCCCTCACACTACAGATGCTTCTTCAATTGCTCCAATGCTTGCAATCATGAAGAACTATTCTTTACTGACCAATGCATTGGAAGCTCCTGAAAGCCTTTCTCCGTTCCAGTTGAAGAGAAGAGCATTCTCAGGAAAAGGTTTCATGCATGCAAAAGCTGAAGGAAACGGTGTGATCGTTACTGTTTCTCAAAATGCTTTCGGAGTAAAAGAAAACGCAGTATCAGGTTCAGAAGAAGTGAAAAACCTTTCAGTAGCGAATGAAGATACTAAAGTGATTTCTCATGAGCAAAGTTCAGGTAAATTGGATCTTAAAGAAGCTGAAATCGTTGTTTCTGCAGGTAGAGGGATGAAAGGTCCTGAAAACTGGGGAATGATCGAAGACCTTGCCAACGTGTTAGGAGCTGCTACAGCTTGCTCTAAGCCTGTTTCTGATATCGGATGGAGACCTCACACAGAGCACGTAGGACAAACAGGGAAAGCTATTGCACCCAATCTTTACATCGCTGTAGGGATTTCAGGAGCCATTCAGCACCTTGCCGGAGTAAACTCTTCAAAAACTATCGTAGTAATCAATAGCGACCCTGAAGCACCGTTCTTCAAGTCTGCTGATTATGGAGTAGTAGGAGACGCTTTCCAGATTATTCCTGCGCTTACAGAGAAAATCAAAGCAATAAAAGGATAA
- a CDS encoding bifunctional nuclease family protein yields the protein MDYKQLIIRGISYSQTQSGAYALLLEHEETHIKLPVVIGNFEAQSISLGLEKDIHPPRPLTHDLFTKFIVSANYELVSVIIYQIVDGVFFSNINFKNKVTEEELILDARTSDAVAMAVRFDAPIFTTQQVLNEAGILLELEDVSKEDQPFSETVQAEDNLKSLSMEELQKLLDDAVKEEDYDTALEIQEEIKRRKKNID from the coding sequence ATGGATTATAAGCAGCTAATTATTCGCGGAATATCGTACAGCCAGACTCAATCAGGGGCGTACGCACTATTATTGGAGCATGAAGAAACACACATAAAATTACCTGTTGTTATAGGAAATTTCGAAGCTCAGTCTATTTCTCTTGGACTGGAGAAAGATATTCATCCACCGCGTCCTCTTACCCATGACTTATTCACAAAATTTATAGTTTCTGCCAATTACGAATTGGTATCTGTCATTATTTATCAGATTGTAGACGGAGTATTCTTTTCAAATATCAACTTTAAAAATAAGGTGACAGAAGAAGAATTAATCCTTGATGCAAGAACTTCAGATGCCGTTGCGATGGCTGTAAGATTTGATGCACCTATCTTTACTACACAGCAGGTTCTGAACGAAGCCGGTATCCTGTTGGAACTGGAAGATGTTTCAAAAGAAGATCAGCCTTTCTCGGAAACCGTACAGGCAGAAGATAACTTAAAATCTCTTTCTATGGAAGAACTTCAGAAGTTGCTGGATGACGCCGTTAAAGAAGAAGATTATGATACCGCCCTTGAAATTCAGGAAGAAATCAAGAGGAGGAAAAAGAACATTGATTAA